A region of the Myxococcus stipitatus DSM 14675 genome:
GCCCGGCTCCGTCGCGCAGGGGTCGGGGATGAAGCGCTCGGCGGTCAGTCCCGGACGGCCCAGGTAGCCGCGGCCGAGCTGCACGCCGCCGATGTAGAGCTCCCCCAGCGCGCCGGTGGGCAGCAGGTTGAGGTCCGAGTCCAGCACGAGCAGGCGCGTGTTGAAGACGGGCGCGCCGATGGGCACGGTGGTCCGCTTGTCGCTGGGGCGGCAGGTCCAGTGGGACACGTCCACGGACGCCTCGGTGGGGCCGTAGAGGTTGTAGAGCGAGACGTGCGGGAGTCGCTCGAAGACGCGGCGCTGGAGGGCGGACGGGAGCGCCTCGCCACTGCAGACCACGCGCGTCAGGGATGTGAGCGACTCCAGCCCTGGCTCCTCCAGGAAGAACTGGAGCATCGAGGGGACGAAGTGCACCGTGGTGATGCGCTCGGTGGCCAGGGTCCGGACCAGATAGGCCGGGTCCTGGTGTCCGCCAGCGCGCGCGACCACCAGCCGGGCCCCTACCGCGAGCGGCCAGAAGAACTCCCAGACGGAGACGTCGAAGCTGAAGGGCGTCTTCTGGAGGACGCGGTCCTCGGGCCCCAGGCCGTAGGCGGCCTGCATCCACAGGATGCGGTTGTGGATGCCGCGATGGGTGACGAGCGCGCCCTTGGGCCGCCCCGTCGAGCCCGAGGTGAAGATGCAGTACGCGGGGTGCTCCAGCGCCGCTCCCGCCAGGGGCGGACGCTCGGACGCGGACGGGGGAAGCCCATGAGTCCATGCCTCATCGTCGAGCACCAGCACCGTGCCAGCGCCCTCCGGCACACGCGCCGACAGGGCGCGGCTCGTGAGGGTGACGCGAGGACGCGCGTCCTCCGCCATCTGGCGTGCGCGCTCCGGCGGCAGGCTCGGCTCCACCGGCAGATAGGCCCCACCCGCCTTGAGCACGCCGTAGAGCCCCACGACCATGTCGAGCGAGCGCTCCAGGAAGACGCCCACCAGCACCTCGGGCCCCACGCCTTCCGCTCGCAGGCGGTGCGCGAGCTGGTTCGCCCGGCTGTCGAGCGCCGCGTACGTCATCGTCCGCCCTTCCCACTCGAGCGCGATGGCGGAGGGCGTGCGCGCGGCCTGCTGCTCGAACAGCACGTGCAGCGGGCAGGGGGTCTCGAAGACGTGGGTCGTCGGGTTCCACGCGCTCAAGAGGTGCGTGCGCTCGTCGGCCCCGAGCAGCGGGAGCTGCGCCACGGACTGTCCAGGCTCCGCGACCATCGCCGCGAGGAGCATGCGCAGGCCGTGAGTCAGCCGGGCCACGGCCTCCTCGCCGTACCGGCTCGCGTCGTAGGTGAGCGCCATGCCCAGGCTCGCCCCCGGGTAGAGGGCCAGGTGCAGCGGGAAGCCCGTGCGTGGGAGGCCCAGCTCCTCGACGCCCGCGGAGAAGACGCCGCGCTCGCCTCCGCGAAGCGGCCACGGGTCCACCACGAGGACACTCTCGAAGAGGAGCCGCCCGGACGCGACCTCGCTCCAGCGCTGCACTTGCTCCAGCGGCACCTGCTCGTGCTCGCGCAGCTCGGCCTGCTGTCGCTGCAAGGCGTGAAGCCACGCGAGCACGGGCTGGCCGGGCATCACGTGGACGCGGACCGGCAGCGTGTTGATGAGCAGCCCCACCTGCTCCGTCACGCGCTCGACGGGCGCGGAGCGACCCGACACCAGCGCGCCGAACACGGCCTCGCGTGTCCCCGCGTACCGCGCGAGCACGAGCCCCCAGCCCGCCTGCGCGAGCGTGCCGAGCGTCAGTCCGTGACGCGCGCAGAACGCCTGGAGCGCGCCCGTCTCACGTGCATCCAGCGTGACGAGGTGGCGTGCGTAGCGCGGCTCCGTGCCCGCCCCGGAGGAGCCCTGCTCCCCATGGGGCAAGGGCGTGGGGGTGTCGAAGCCCCGGAGCGCTTCGGTCCAGAGAGCGCGCGCCGGCGTGAGGTCCTGCGCCTCTTCGTGGCGCACGACATGGCGGAAGTCCGGCGGCGACTCGAAGGACGGTGGCCTTCCAGCGCGCAGGGCGTCGCAGTGCTCGGCGACCTCCGCGAGCAGCAGGCCCAGGCTCCAGCCATCCAGGATGGCGTGGTGGAAGGAGAGCGCGAACCTCCACGCCCCCGAGGACGTCCGGGCGAGCGCGAGCCGGAGCAGCGGCCCTTCCTCCAGCGCGAAGCCCCGCCGCACGTCCTCGTCGAGGAAGCGCTGCCAGTCCGCATCGGAGACCCCGGCGCCGTCATCGCCTTCGAGGAGGGAGAACGGCAGCGAGAAGCCCTCGTGGAGCCGCTGCGTGGGCTGTCCGGTGCCGCCCAGGTCGAACACCGTGCGGAGCACCGCGTGTCGCTCCACGGCCGACTGCCATGCGGACCGGAACGCGACCGGGTCCAGGTCCTCGGGGAGGAGCCCGCCCACCTGCTCGAAGTAGTCGCGCGACGCGGGCGAGAACAGCGCCCGGAACAACATGCCGCGCTGCATGGACGTGAGCGGGACGGCGTCCTCCGGAGCCAGCGCCACGGCGGGCCGCTGCTCCAGGGGCGCGAGCTGCTCGGCGAACGCCATCACCGTGGGGTGCTCGAAGAGCTGCTTCGGCGAGGACGCGAAGCCCTCCCGCCGCAGCCTCGACACGAGCCGCATCGCCGCGATGGAGTCTCCGCCCAGCGTGAAGAAGCCGTCCTCCACCCCCACCGCTTCCCGGCCCAACACCTCCGCGAAGGCACGCGCCACCAGCTGCTCGCGAGGGCTTGTCGGCGCCCGACCCGTGGAGACCTCCGTCGGAGGCTCCGGGAGCGCCTTGCGGTCCACCTTGCCGTTCAGCGTCGTCGGCAGGGTCGGCAGCACCACGAACGTCGACGGGACCATGTACGCCGGCAGCCGTGACGCCAGCACCATCCGGAGCTCATCCGGCGACGTCCTCGCGCCCGCCCGAGCCACCACGTAGCCCACCAGCCGCGCCACACCGGGCGACGCTCCGCGCACGGCGACCGCCGCGTCCTTGACGTCGGGAATGCTCCGGAGCGCGGCCTCGACCTCGCCCAGCTCGATGCGGTGCCCGCGGACCTTCACCTGCGCGTCCTCGCGCCCGCGCACCTCCAGCAGGCCATCCGCGCGCAGGAGCCCCACGTCACCGGTGGCGTAGAGCCGTGCTCCGGGCACGGTGCTGAACGGGTCCGGAATGAAGCGCTCGGCCGTGAGCGCGGCGCGCCCCACGTAGCCGGTGGCCACGCCCGTGCCCCCGATGTAGATCTCACCGCACACGCCCGGAGGCACCAGCTCCAGCCCGGCGTCGAGCACATACACGGGCGTGTTGAGGATGGGGCGGCCCACCGTCAGCGGACCGCCCGTGGACGGGACTCTCCCCACCGTGGACCAGACCGTCGTCTCCGTGGGGCCGTAGAGGTTCCACAGGGCGCCCCCCGTGGCGACGAGCCGCGAGGCGAGGTCGGTGGGAAGAGGCTCGCCGCCGCAGAGCACCGCCATCCGCCTCGGGTTGGTCCAGCCCGACTCCAGCAACATGCGCCATGCGGTCGGCGTGGCCTGCATCACCGTGACGCCCGCGCGCTCCAATCGCTCCGCGAGGCGCAGCGCGTCCTGGGCTTCATCGCGCGTGCACAGCTCGATGCGCGCCCCCACCCGCAGCGGGAGGTACAGCTCCAACCCCGCGATGTCGAAGGAGAGCGTGGTGACGGCCGCCAGCACGTCATCCGCCGTCAGCCCCGGCGCCTCCTCCATCGAGGCCAGGAAGTTCTCCAGCGCCGCGTGGTGCACGCTCACGCCCTTGGGGCGTCCCGTGGAGCCGGACGTGTAGAGGACATAGGCCTCGTCCAAGCCGAGGGGCCCCGGTCCCAGGTCCATCGCCACGTCGTCTCCGGGCTCGTCCAGCCTCCACAGCGGCCCTGCTTCGGGTCCCAGCCGCGACTCGCAGGACTGCTCGGTGAGCGTGAGGCGGAGGCCCGCATCCTCGGCCATCAAGGCCAGCCGCTCGCGGGGGAAGTGAGGGTCGAGCGGGACGTAGCTCGCTCCCGCGCGAAGGACCGCCAGCAAGGCCACGGGCAGCCGGTGCGTCCGCTCCAGGCACACGCCCACGCGGTCACCTCGGCTCACGCCTTGCGCGCGCAGCCGGGCCGCGAGGGCCAGGACTTCTCCTTGCAGCTCGCCGTAGGACAGCGTCCGGTCCACCGCCACCACCGCCGTGCGCTCGGGCGCGCGAGTCGCTTGCGCCTCGATGCGGGAGACCACGGTCGCATCCGCGGACAGGGCGCGCGGGCGAGGCGCGCACTTCGCCACCAGTCGGGCGTGCGCATCCGGAGACAGCAGGCGAAGGGTGTCCAGCCGAGAGCCGGGCCGCCCGAGCGCGTCCTTCAGCAGCGACTCGTAGGCGTCGAAGAAGCGAGCCATGGACTCCGGCTCGAACAGGTCCGTGGAGTACTCGATGGCCACCCCCAGGCCCTGCTCCCGCTGGAGCACGGTGAAGGTGAGGTCGAAGGTGGAGGTGCCTGCCTCCAGCGCCACTTCCTCGACGCCCACGTCCGCGAAGGCGCTCTGCCCCGAGGGCTGCTCGTTGAGCACGAACATCACCTGGAACAGCGGCGTGTGCGCGGTGCTGCGCGGGGGCTGGAGGTGCTGCACCAGGCGCTCGAAGGGGACGTCCGCGTGGCTGAACGCCTCCACGCACGTGGTCTTCACGCGCTGCACCAGCGCCTCGAAGCTCAGCGCCGGAGACACCTCCGTGCGGAGCACCAATGTGTTGACGAAGCACCCCACCAGCGCGTCCGACCCGAGCGCGCTCCGCCCCGCGATGGGTGTGCCCACGAGGATGTCCTCCTGTCGCGCGTGCCGGGCCAGCACGGCCTGGAAGGCCGCGAGGAGGACCATGAAGGGCGTGGCGCCCCATCCGCGAGCGCGCACGGGCACCTCCGCCGCGAGCGCCGGGGGCAGCTCGAAGTGGAGCGTGCGGCCCCGGTCCGAGCGCTGCGCGGGGCGCGGGTGGTCCGCGGGCAACTCCATGACGGGCAGCGGCCCGGCCAGCTTCGAGCCCCAGTAGGCGAGCTGCGGCAGGAGCGCGTCCTCTGCCCACACACGCCGCTCCCACGCCGCATGGTCCGCGGGCTGGTACGGCAGCGCGGGCAGGCGCGTTGGCAGGCCCAGGCGCTCGGAGGCATAGAGCGCCGCCGCGTCGCGCAGCAGCACCGCGATGGAGCCACCATCGGCGACGAGGTGGTGCATGGCGAGCACCAGCCAGTGCTCGCGTGCATCCAGGGAATAGAGCTGGGCACGGAAGGGGGCCTCGCGTTCCAGGTCGAAGGGCCGGCGCACGAAGCGCGTGGCGCGCTCCTTCACCCAGGCGCTCCGGGGCTCTGCCCCCATGCGCCGCGCGGGCTCGAGCGCCACGAGCGCGGAGGCGTGGCCGGGCACATCCACTCGCTCCAGCGTGAAGTCCACCGGGACGAAGGTCTGGACAGGCTCGCCGTCCAGCAGCGCGAAGCGCGCGCGGAGTCCCTCATGGCGCGCCGTCAGCTCACGCAGCGTCCGCTCCAGCGCCGCCACATCCAGCGGTCCCGTGAGCCGAAGTGCCGTGGCAATCGTATAGAACGCGCTGCCCGGCTCCAGCCGCTCCAGGAAGTACAACCGCTGCTGCGCGGACGACAGCGGCAGCGGCATGTCGCGAGGCCGAGGCTCCACCGGAGGCAGGCGAAGCGCACCTCGCGTCGCATCCAACCGGGCCGCCAATTCCTCCACCGTCGGCGCCTCGAAGAGGGCTCGCAGCGGCAAGGACACGTCGAACAACGCCTCCACCCGCGAGCGCAGCCGCATCGCCAGCAGCGAGTGCCCACCCAGCTCGAAGAAGCTCCGCCGCACGTCCCGCACCGGCACGCCCAGCAGTTCCTCCCACAGCGCACACAGCCGCTCCTCCGTCTGCGTCCTCGGAGCCTGCTGTGATTCCCCCGCGTCACCCTCCGGAGCGAGCCCGGCCGAGCGCAAGGCAGCGCGGTCCACCTTCCCGTTCGGCGTGAGCGGCAGCTTCGGCAGCACCGACCAGCGAGACGGCACCATGTACTCCGGCAGGTGCTCCAGGAGCGCCGCCCTCAACGCAGCCGGCGCCAGCGTCTTCCCCTCATGGGGCACGACGAAGCCCACGAGCCGCGCGCCTCCGGTCGCATCCTCGCCGGCCATCACGAGCGCATCCGCGACGTCCGCCAGGGCTCGCAGCCGCGCCTCGACCTCCCCCAGCTCGATGCGGAAGCCCCGCACCTTCACCTGATGGTCCAGCCGCCCCAGGTACTCCAGCCGCCCATCGGGCATCAGGCGCACGCGGTCCCCGGTCCGGTACATCCGGCCCCCGGGCTCGCGAGAGAACGGGTCCGGAACGAAGCGCTCCGCCGTCAGGTCCGGCCGCAGGAGATAGCCCCGCGCCAGTCCATCTCCCGCGAGGTACAGCTCCCCCGGCACGCCCAGCGGCATCAACCTCCACGACGCATCCAGGACGTAACCAGACGTGTTCTCCAGCGGCCGGCCGATGGTCGGCCCCCGCGTCTCGCCTCGGGGAATCAGCTCCCACGTCGAATAGGTCGTGTCCTCCGACGGCCCATAGAGGTTGTAGACCCGCTCCACGTGCCCCAGCGCATAGAGCCCGTCCACCGTGCGCCGAGGCAGCGCCTCGCCCGCCAGGTTCACAGCTCGAACCGAGCGCGGCAGTCCACCCACGCGCAGCAGCTCCGCCATGGCCGACGGCACCGTGTTGACCAGCGTCACCTCGTCACGCCGAGGGAACGCGGGCAGGTCCAGGACACTGCCCACCACCAGCACCCGCCCCCCATGCGCCCATGGGACGAACATCTCGAACACGGAGAGGTCGAAGCACACGGACGTGCACGCGAGCACCCCGTCCAGCATCTCCGGAGGGAAGACGTCCAGGGCCCACGTCAAGAGCAGCGCCGCGCTCCGGTGCTCGATGGCCACGCCCTTCGGCCGACCCGTGGAGCCCGACGTGTAGATGAGGTACGCGAGATTCCCCGGCAGGCAGCGCGCCTCCAGGGGCGCATCGGACGCCTCGGCCAGCTCCGCCTCCAACTCCTCCAGCACGAGCGTGGGAGGCCGCGTCTCCGGCAGCGCCGACAGCACCGCGCCCTCGCTGATGACCAGCATCGCCGCCGAGTCCTCCAGCAGGTACGCCAGCCGCTGCGCGGGGTAGTTCGGGTCCAGCGGCGCGTAGGTCCCTCCGGCCTTCAGCACCGCGAGCAACACCACCGGCAGGTCCACCGTGCGCCGCAGGCACACGCCCACGCGCACCTCCGGCCCCACGCCCCGCGCCACCAGACACCGCGCGAGCCGGTTCGCCCGGCGCTCCACCTCCGCATACGTCCACGCCCGAGTGGCATCCGCCAGAGCCACCGCGTCCGGGACACGCCGCGCCTGCGCCTCGAAGCGCGTGTGCAGGAGCGCCCCATCCCGCGGCAGCGTGCCCGGGGGATTCCAGGTGTCGAGGAGCAGCGCCTCCTCCGACGCGGGCAGCAAGGCCAACGCATCCACCCGCCGCTCGGGCGCCGCCAGCGCGGACGCGAGCAGTCGCTCGAAGTGGGTGAGCCAGCGCTCCACGGTGGCCGGCTCGAACAGCTCGCGGCTGTACTCCCAGTGCCCTCGCAGACCGTCAGGCGTCTCCTGGAGGGAGAGCGTCAGGTCGAACTTCGCGAAGTGGCTGTCGATATCCAGCGGCCGGAGCACCAACCCGGGCAGGACCAGCTCCCCTGGCGGCTGGTTCTCCAGCACCAACATCACCTGGAACAGCGGGTTGCGGCCCAGGTCGCGAGGCAGGCTCAGCGACTCGACGAGCTGCTCGAAGGGAAGGTCCTGGTGCGCGTAGGCCTCCAGCGTCACGGCCTTCACCCGGCGCACCAGCTCGCGGAAGGTCGGAGCCCCGTCGAGCGACAGCCGTAGGGCCAGGGTGTTGGCGAAGAAGCCCACCGCCCCTTCCAGCTCGCGCCGCGTGCGGCCAGCGATGGCCGTGCCCACGACGATGTCCGTCTCCCCCGTGTAGCGGTGCAGCAGCGACCCGAACGCCGCGAGCAGCGTCATGAAGGGCGTGACACCCTCCGCCCTCCCGAAGCGCTGGACTTCGTCCGACACGGCGCGAGGCAGCGCGAACGCCCGCGTGGCGCCACGGTGGTTCTCTCGAGCCGGGCGCGGGTGGTCCGTGGGCAGCTCCAGCGGACGCACGCCCTCGCCCAGCCGCGCGCGCCAGGCGTCCAGGTGTCGACGCGGCGCCTCGGAGCGGAGCCACTCCTCCTGCCACTCGCTGTAATCCACGTACTGGAGCTCGGGCTCCGGCAGCGAGTCCGGACGGCCCTCGCACCGCGCGCCGTACAGCGCGGCCAGCTCCCGGGTCATCACCCCCACGGACCAACCATCCGCGATGATGTGGTGCAGCACCAACAGGAGGACGTGCTCGGACGCGGCCAGCTCCACCAGCACCGCGCGCAAGAGCCCCGGCTCCGTGAGGACGAACGGCGCGTCCGCCTCCGCCGTGCACAGCGCCCTCAACGCCGCCTCGCGCTCCTCGGAGGGCAGCGCCACCAACGACACGCGCCTGGGCGCCACGGGCCGAGGCGGGTGGATGACCTGCACCACCTGCTCACCCTCCTCCGTGAAGGAAGTGCGCAGGGCTTCGTGGCGCTCCACGAGGGCATCCAGGCTCGCGCGCAGCGCATCCTCGCGCAGCGTGCCCGTCAGGCGCAGCGCGAAGGGCATGTTGTAGGTCGCGAGGCCCGGCTCCAGCCGGTCCAGGAACCACAGCCGCCGCTGCGCCGACGACGCCGGGAAGACGAACACCTCGTCCGCATCCAGCGCTTCTTCCGGGAGGGGTTCCACGTTGCTCACCGCTTGACCCTCCGACCCTGGCGCGATGCGCGCCCGATGCGCTCCTCACCCGCCGCGCCCGCCTCGCGCAGAGTCGCCACCTTGCTCGCGAGCGCCTCCACCGTCGGGTGCTCGAACACCGCGCGCAGCGGAACATCCACCCCCAGCGCGTCACGCAGCCGCGCCACCAACTGCGTCGCCAGGAGCGAGTGGCCCCCGAGCACGAAGAAGTCATCCGTGGCGCTCACCCGCTCCACCCCGAGCACGTCCGAGAAGACGCGCGCGAGCGACTCCTCCAGCTCGCCTCGAGGCGCGACGAAGACCTCGTCCGCCGCGCGCTCCGGTGCTGGCAGTCTGCTGCGCTCCACCTTGCCGCCCGGCGCGATGGGCAGCGCGTCCAGGCACACGTAGGCCGCCGGGACCATGTAGTCCGGCAGTCGGCTCTTGAGGAACGCCCGCAGCACCGTCCCCGTGGGGCGCACGTCCGCGCGAGGCGTGACATAGGCCACCAGCCGCTTGCCCGTGGGGGGCTCGTCGCGCACGGTCACCACCACGTCCTTCACGTCCGGGTGCGCGCTGAGCGCGGTCTCGATCTCCCCCAGCTCGACGCGGAAGCCGCGCAGCTTCACCTGGTGGTCGCTCCGCCCCAGGTACTCCACCATGCCGTTCTCCAGACGGCGGGCCACGTCGCCCGTGCGGTACAGCCGACCGCCCGGCTCCGGAGAGAACGGGTCCGGGATGAAGCGCGTCGCCGTGAGGTCGGGCCGTCGGTGGTAGCCCCGGCCCACGCCCACTCCGCCGATGAAGACTTCACCGGCCACGCCTCGCGCCACCGGCTGGAGGTACGCGTCCAGCACGTGCACCCGCATGTTCGGGATGGGCAGACCCAGCGGCACCTCGTGCGTCTCCAGCAGCTCCGTGGGCAGCGGGTTCAGGTTGCACGACGTGGCGATGACCGTGCTCTCCGTGGGGCCGTAGGAGTTGAACATCTGGACCGACGGGTCGACGGCGCGGCGCCACGCCAGCACGCGCGACGGGAGGATCTTCTCTCCACCCGACACCACCACGCGCACCGACGACGGCAGCGTCAGCGTCCCCCTAGCCAGCTCCGCGGTCAGCTCCGCCCACAGCGCCGCGGGAGTGCTCAGGTACCCGATGCGCCAGGCGTCGAGCCGCGCCGCGAAGCCATGAATCGTGTCCAGCGTGTCCGGCTCGCGGATGACCAGCGTCCCACCCACGAAGAGGCACGGGAACAGCTGCTCCACGCTCATGTCGAAGCTGATGGACGACAGGAGCAACGCGCGGTGCTCCGCCTTCAGCCCATAGACGTGAGCCGCCGCGTCGCTGTAGTTCACCAACGCGCGCTGGGAGATCATCACCGCCTTGGGCACGCCCGTGGAGCCCGAGGTGTAGATGAGGTACGCGAGCGAGTCGGCCTCACCCTCCATCGGCGGGGCCTCCACGGACTGGCGCGCCATCGCCGGAGCCTCGCGCTCCCAGAGGAAACACGTCACGCCCTCCGGCGGGGAGGTCGCGCCCAGCAATGGCTCGCGCGTGACGAGCACCCGCGCCCCGGAGTCGCGCAGCATGAACGCCAGCCGCTCCGCCGGGTAGTCGGGGTCCAGCGGCAGGTACGCCGCCCCCGACTTCAGGATGCCGAGAATCGCCACCACCACGTCCAGCGACGGCTCCAGGCAGAGGCCCACCACGCTCTCCGGCCCCACGCCGCGCTCACGCAGCGCCCACGCGAGCTGGTTCGCCCGCTGGTCCCACTCACGGAACGTCAGCACCTCGCCCCGGTGCTCCAGCGCGGGCACGTCCGGCCGCGTCCGAGCCTGCCGCTCCAGCAGCTCGCGCGCGAGCCGAGGCGCCACCGGCGCCGCCGTGTTGTTCAACGAGGAGAGGAAACGCGCCTCCTCCGGAGGCAGCACGGGCAGCTCGCGCAGGCGCGCGGTCGGCCGGGCCACCAGCCCCTCCAGGAGCACCTGGAAGCTCTTCGCGAGGCGCTCCACGGTGACGGACGTGAAGAGGTCGGTGTTGTACTCGAAGGTGTACTCCAGCCCGGCCGGCACCTCGGCCATCGCCAGGGAGAGGTCGAACTTCGCCGTCTCGGTGGAGACCTCTTCGATCTCCATCCGCAGCCCGGGCAGCTCCACCACGCCACCCGGAGCGTTCTGGAGCACGAAGAGCACCTGCACCAGCGGGGACTGGCTCAGGTCCCGCTCCACCTCCAGCCGCTCCACCAGCACGTCGAAGGGCATCGCCTGGTGCGCGTACCCCGCGAGGACGGCGCTCCCCACCCGCTCTGCGAACGCCGGGAAGGGCTCCTCCGGGTCCACGTCCGCGCGCAGCGC
Encoded here:
- a CDS encoding amino acid adenylation domain-containing protein — encoded protein: MSNVEPLPEEALDADEVFVFPASSAQRRLWFLDRLEPGLATYNMPFALRLTGTLREDALRASLDALVERHEALRTSFTEEGEQVVQVIHPPRPVAPRRVSLVALPSEEREAALRALCTAEADAPFVLTEPGLLRAVLVELAASEHVLLLVLHHIIADGWSVGVMTRELAALYGARCEGRPDSLPEPELQYVDYSEWQEEWLRSEAPRRHLDAWRARLGEGVRPLELPTDHPRPARENHRGATRAFALPRAVSDEVQRFGRAEGVTPFMTLLAAFGSLLHRYTGETDIVVGTAIAGRTRRELEGAVGFFANTLALRLSLDGAPTFRELVRRVKAVTLEAYAHQDLPFEQLVESLSLPRDLGRNPLFQVMLVLENQPPGELVLPGLVLRPLDIDSHFAKFDLTLSLQETPDGLRGHWEYSRELFEPATVERWLTHFERLLASALAAPERRVDALALLPASEEALLLDTWNPPGTLPRDGALLHTRFEAQARRVPDAVALADATRAWTYAEVERRANRLARCLVARGVGPEVRVGVCLRRTVDLPVVLLAVLKAGGTYAPLDPNYPAQRLAYLLEDSAAMLVISEGAVLSALPETRPPTLVLEELEAELAEASDAPLEARCLPGNLAYLIYTSGSTGRPKGVAIEHRSAALLLTWALDVFPPEMLDGVLACTSVCFDLSVFEMFVPWAHGGRVLVVGSVLDLPAFPRRDEVTLVNTVPSAMAELLRVGGLPRSVRAVNLAGEALPRRTVDGLYALGHVERVYNLYGPSEDTTYSTWELIPRGETRGPTIGRPLENTSGYVLDASWRLMPLGVPGELYLAGDGLARGYLLRPDLTAERFVPDPFSREPGGRMYRTGDRVRLMPDGRLEYLGRLDHQVKVRGFRIELGEVEARLRALADVADALVMAGEDATGGARLVGFVVPHEGKTLAPAALRAALLEHLPEYMVPSRWSVLPKLPLTPNGKVDRAALRSAGLAPEGDAGESQQAPRTQTEERLCALWEELLGVPVRDVRRSFFELGGHSLLAMRLRSRVEALFDVSLPLRALFEAPTVEELAARLDATRGALRLPPVEPRPRDMPLPLSSAQQRLYFLERLEPGSAFYTIATALRLTGPLDVAALERTLRELTARHEGLRARFALLDGEPVQTFVPVDFTLERVDVPGHASALVALEPARRMGAEPRSAWVKERATRFVRRPFDLEREAPFRAQLYSLDAREHWLVLAMHHLVADGGSIAVLLRDAAALYASERLGLPTRLPALPYQPADHAAWERRVWAEDALLPQLAYWGSKLAGPLPVMELPADHPRPAQRSDRGRTLHFELPPALAAEVPVRARGWGATPFMVLLAAFQAVLARHARQEDILVGTPIAGRSALGSDALVGCFVNTLVLRTEVSPALSFEALVQRVKTTCVEAFSHADVPFERLVQHLQPPRSTAHTPLFQVMFVLNEQPSGQSAFADVGVEEVALEAGTSTFDLTFTVLQREQGLGVAIEYSTDLFEPESMARFFDAYESLLKDALGRPGSRLDTLRLLSPDAHARLVAKCAPRPRALSADATVVSRIEAQATRAPERTAVVAVDRTLSYGELQGEVLALAARLRAQGVSRGDRVGVCLERTHRLPVALLAVLRAGASYVPLDPHFPRERLALMAEDAGLRLTLTEQSCESRLGPEAGPLWRLDEPGDDVAMDLGPGPLGLDEAYVLYTSGSTGRPKGVSVHHAALENFLASMEEAPGLTADDVLAAVTTLSFDIAGLELYLPLRVGARIELCTRDEAQDALRLAERLERAGVTVMQATPTAWRMLLESGWTNPRRMAVLCGGEPLPTDLASRLVATGGALWNLYGPTETTVWSTVGRVPSTGGPLTVGRPILNTPVYVLDAGLELVPPGVCGEIYIGGTGVATGYVGRAALTAERFIPDPFSTVPGARLYATGDVGLLRADGLLEVRGREDAQVKVRGHRIELGEVEAALRSIPDVKDAAVAVRGASPGVARLVGYVVARAGARTSPDELRMVLASRLPAYMVPSTFVVLPTLPTTLNGKVDRKALPEPPTEVSTGRAPTSPREQLVARAFAEVLGREAVGVEDGFFTLGGDSIAAMRLVSRLRREGFASSPKQLFEHPTVMAFAEQLAPLEQRPAVALAPEDAVPLTSMQRGMLFRALFSPASRDYFEQVGGLLPEDLDPVAFRSAWQSAVERHAVLRTVFDLGGTGQPTQRLHEGFSLPFSLLEGDDGAGVSDADWQRFLDEDVRRGFALEEGPLLRLALARTSSGAWRFALSFHHAILDGWSLGLLLAEVAEHCDALRAGRPPSFESPPDFRHVVRHEEAQDLTPARALWTEALRGFDTPTPLPHGEQGSSGAGTEPRYARHLVTLDARETGALQAFCARHGLTLGTLAQAGWGLVLARYAGTREAVFGALVSGRSAPVERVTEQVGLLINTLPVRVHVMPGQPVLAWLHALQRQQAELREHEQVPLEQVQRWSEVASGRLLFESVLVVDPWPLRGGERGVFSAGVEELGLPRTGFPLHLALYPGASLGMALTYDASRYGEEAVARLTHGLRMLLAAMVAEPGQSVAQLPLLGADERTHLLSAWNPTTHVFETPCPLHVLFEQQAARTPSAIALEWEGRTMTYAALDSRANQLAHRLRAEGVGPEVLVGVFLERSLDMVVGLYGVLKAGGAYLPVEPSLPPERARQMAEDARPRVTLTSRALSARVPEGAGTVLVLDDEAWTHGLPPSASERPPLAGAALEHPAYCIFTSGSTGRPKGALVTHRGIHNRILWMQAAYGLGPEDRVLQKTPFSFDVSVWEFFWPLAVGARLVVARAGGHQDPAYLVRTLATERITTVHFVPSMLQFFLEEPGLESLTSLTRVVCSGEALPSALQRRVFERLPHVSLYNLYGPTEASVDVSHWTCRPSDKRTTVPIGAPVFNTRLLVLDSDLNLLPTGALGELYIGGVQLGRGYLGRPGLTAERFIPDPCATEPGARLYRTGDLARRLEDGSLEYVGRVDSQVKVRGFRIELGEIEAVLLGLPDVAEAAVVVRTAPGGESLLAAYVAPRGGHAPERWSDTLREAMARVLPEYMVPGRFAVLERLPLTSSGKVDRRALPALADVDAGPKGSRVPPRNPREAMLVDLFERVLGITGVGATSDFFQLGGHSMLVLRLLSRVESELGVRLPLATLFQTSTVEGLARAVETAGGEQGVLVPLGGEGDAPPLFLVHPVGGNVLCYRALAEGLKGRRLHAFQSQGVTGATPDTTVEAMAERYIRELRRVQPTGPYHLFGWSMGGVIAFEMARQLEAAGESVGELCLLDSTLEGFEQPLGPEDDAALLGAFAVDLGLASDLVARVDSLSALWSAARAGGVLPEDAPLEALERLHAVFRANLGALHAYRAGPYSGALTLLAGQEGGIQDASTPDWGWARVARGGVRTKHLPGNHYSLLKPPNVEQVGRAIQALLEDHRDSTPHERNEGP